In Thalassotalea fonticola, a single genomic region encodes these proteins:
- a CDS encoding beta-ketoacyl-ACP synthase III: MYSRITGTGSYFPEQVRTNADLEKMVDTTDQWIFERTGIKERRISAEHENVAYMGAKAAEKAVEMAGIKLEDIDMIVMGTTSSHTDLPSAACHVQMYLNIPNVPAFDVGAACSGFIYSLSVADQFIKSGMAKRVLVIGADALSHMCDPKDRSTIILFGDAAGAVILEASEEQGLISTHLHADGNYGALLGAGSPKRGDLITEESSYIYMKGNEVFKFAVTRLSEIVTETLEHNNMDKSEIDWLVPHQANLRIIAAAAKKLSLPMEQVVVTLDKHGNTSAATIPTALDEAVRDGRIKRGQTVLMEAFGSGFTWGSALMKF, encoded by the coding sequence ATGTATTCACGAATTACAGGTACGGGAAGCTACTTCCCTGAACAAGTCAGAACTAATGCTGATTTAGAAAAAATGGTTGATACAACCGATCAATGGATCTTCGAACGTACCGGTATTAAAGAACGCCGTATTTCGGCCGAGCACGAAAATGTTGCTTACATGGGTGCTAAAGCTGCAGAAAAAGCAGTAGAAATGGCCGGTATAAAATTAGAAGATATCGACATGATCGTTATGGGTACAACCAGTTCTCATACTGATTTACCAAGCGCCGCTTGTCATGTGCAAATGTACTTAAATATTCCTAATGTACCTGCTTTTGATGTTGGGGCTGCCTGTTCGGGCTTTATTTACAGTTTAAGTGTTGCTGATCAATTTATTAAATCAGGCATGGCCAAACGTGTGCTAGTGATTGGTGCTGATGCGCTTTCTCATATGTGTGACCCGAAAGATCGTTCTACCATCATTTTATTTGGTGATGCTGCCGGCGCAGTTATTCTTGAAGCAAGTGAAGAGCAAGGGTTGATCTCTACTCATTTACACGCGGATGGTAATTATGGCGCCTTATTAGGGGCCGGCTCTCCTAAACGTGGTGATCTCATCACAGAGGAAAGCTCTTATATCTATATGAAAGGCAATGAAGTGTTTAAGTTTGCAGTAACTCGTTTAAGCGAAATTGTTACTGAAACGCTTGAACATAATAACATGGATAAGTCCGAAATTGACTGGTTAGTGCCACATCAGGCTAACCTACGTATCATTGCCGCGGCGGCTAAAAAGTTAAGCTTACCAATGGAACAAGTTGTAGTAACACTTGATAAACATGGTAATACTTCTGCTGCTACTATCCCTACTGCTTTAGATGAAGCCGTACGTGATGGTCGTATCAAGCGCGGACAAACAGTATTAATGGAAGCCTTTGGTAGTGGCTTTACTTGGGGCAGTGCCCTAATGAAATTTTAA
- the fabD gene encoding ACP S-malonyltransferase has protein sequence MNNNLAFVFPGQGSQAVSMLADLGDNEVVKSTFAAASAALGYDLWDLIQNDSEGKLNQTDYTQPALLTASVAVFRAWLEKGGATPSVLAGHSLGEYSALVCAGVISLEDGVKLVEKRGQYMQQAVPAGVGAMYAIIGLADDSILAACEQAAGDEVVSAVNFNSPGQVVIAGNKAAVERAGALCKEAGAKRALPLPVSVPSHCALMQPAADMLASDLENIEFNTPNTPVINNVDVAIATDGAAIKDALIRQLYSPVRWTESVEKMAAMGIENLVEVGPGKVLTGLTKRINKQLSCVSVNTTDTLNSALEG, from the coding sequence ATGAATAATAATTTAGCCTTTGTATTTCCTGGTCAAGGTTCACAAGCCGTAAGCATGTTAGCTGACTTGGGTGATAATGAAGTGGTTAAATCTACATTTGCAGCCGCATCTGCAGCTTTAGGTTACGATTTATGGGATCTAATTCAAAATGACAGCGAAGGTAAACTCAATCAAACTGATTACACTCAACCTGCATTATTAACAGCAAGTGTTGCGGTGTTTCGTGCTTGGTTAGAAAAAGGCGGAGCCACACCATCGGTATTAGCCGGCCATTCATTAGGCGAGTATTCTGCGCTTGTTTGTGCAGGGGTTATTAGCCTTGAAGATGGCGTGAAACTAGTTGAAAAACGTGGTCAATACATGCAACAAGCTGTTCCAGCTGGTGTTGGTGCTATGTATGCAATTATTGGTTTAGCTGATGATTCGATTCTTGCTGCTTGCGAACAAGCAGCTGGCGATGAAGTTGTTTCGGCGGTTAACTTTAACTCTCCCGGTCAGGTTGTTATTGCGGGTAATAAAGCTGCGGTAGAACGTGCAGGAGCGCTATGTAAAGAAGCAGGTGCTAAAAGAGCACTTCCTTTACCTGTAAGTGTGCCGTCACACTGTGCACTCATGCAACCTGCTGCTGATATGTTAGCAAGCGATCTTGAAAATATTGAATTTAACACACCAAATACTCCTGTTATTAACAATGTTGATGTTGCAATAGCCACTGATGGGGCCGCAATTAAAGACGCATTAATCCGCCAATTATACAGCCCTGTTCGTTGGACTGAGTCAGTTGAAAAAATGGCTGCAATGGGTATTGAAAACCTTGTTGAAGTAGGCCCAGGCAAAGTATTAACTGGCTTAACAAAACGTATTAACAAACAACTTAGTTGTGTATCAGTAAATACAACTGATACTTTAAATTCTGCATTGGAAGGATAG
- the fabG gene encoding 3-oxoacyl-ACP reductase FabG produces the protein MMSLFSLEGKTALVTGASRGIGKAIAEQLVALGAKVIGTATSQSGADNISTYLGDNGKGYELNVTDTDSITALFTAIKADFGQIDILVNNAGITRDNLMMRMKDSEWDDIITTNLNSLFKISKAVMRPMMKQRSGRIINIGSVVGSMGNAGQVNYATSKAGLLGFTKSLAKEVASRGITVNAIAPGFIDTDMTKALNEEQREAIASQVPANRLGQPEEIAATVAFLASDAAAYINGETIHVNGGMYMV, from the coding sequence ATAATGTCATTATTTTCATTAGAAGGTAAAACTGCACTTGTTACAGGTGCAAGCCGTGGTATTGGTAAAGCGATCGCTGAACAGTTAGTCGCGCTTGGCGCAAAAGTTATTGGTACAGCAACATCACAAAGTGGTGCTGACAATATTAGTACATACTTAGGTGATAACGGTAAAGGTTATGAACTAAACGTAACTGATACGGATTCAATTACTGCATTATTTACTGCGATCAAAGCCGACTTCGGTCAAATTGATATTTTAGTAAATAACGCCGGTATTACTCGTGACAATTTAATGATGCGAATGAAAGACAGCGAGTGGGACGATATCATCACCACTAACTTGAATTCATTATTCAAAATCAGTAAAGCCGTGATGCGTCCTATGATGAAACAACGTAGTGGCCGTATTATCAATATTGGTTCTGTTGTTGGTTCTATGGGTAATGCTGGTCAAGTAAACTACGCAACGTCGAAAGCTGGCCTATTAGGTTTTACTAAGTCATTAGCAAAAGAGGTTGCTTCTCGTGGCATAACAGTAAATGCTATTGCCCCAGGTTTTATTGATACTGATATGACGAAAGCTTTAAACGAAGAGCAACGTGAAGCAATTGCATCACAAGTACCTGCTAATCGCTTAGGCCAACCGGAAGAAATTGCGGCAACTGTTGCATTTTTAGCCTCTGATGCTGCAGCTTACATTAACGGTGAAACTATTCACGTTAATGGTGGTATGTACATGGTTTAA
- the acpP gene encoding acyl carrier protein produces MSTIEERVRKIIVEQLGVKEEEAKNEASFVDDLGADSLDTVELVMALEEEFDTEIPDEEAEKITTVQSAIDYVTAHG; encoded by the coding sequence ATGAGTACTATCGAAGAACGCGTAAGAAAAATCATTGTTGAACAATTAGGTGTTAAAGAAGAAGAAGCAAAAAACGAAGCATCTTTTGTTGATGACTTAGGTGCAGATTCTCTAGACACAGTAGAATTAGTTATGGCTCTTGAAGAAGAATTTGATACTGAAATTCCTGATGAAGAAGCTGAAAAAATTACTACAGTTCAATCAGCTATCGATTACGTGACAGCTCACGGTTAA
- the fabF gene encoding beta-ketoacyl-ACP synthase II — protein MVMRRVVVTGLGMLSPLGNNSHSTWDALLAGKSGIGLIDHLDLTHFTTKFAGLVKDFNPEEFGIAKKETRKMDLFIQYGVAAGHQAIEDSGLEVTEQNAGRIGVAIGSGIGGLTLIEEGHAKTISQNVRKLSPFFCPSTILNMISGHLSIMHGLKGPNIAIVTACTTGVHNIGHAARMIAYGDADAMVAGGAEKASTVLGMGGFMSARALSTRNDAPQEASRPWDKDRDGFVLSDGAGVVVLEEYEHAKARGANIYAELCGFGMSGDAHHITSPPTNGEGGAAAMTNAIRDAGIDANQVGYINAHGTSTPAGDIAETNGAKSVFGDHAYNLMMGSTKSMTGHMLGAAGSAEAIFTILALQNQEVPPTINLDNPGEGCDLDYIRGEARQAKLDYALCNSFGFGGTNGSLLFKKV, from the coding sequence ATTGTTATGCGACGAGTTGTAGTCACTGGCTTGGGGATGCTAAGCCCGCTAGGAAATAATTCACACTCTACTTGGGACGCACTACTTGCAGGTAAAAGTGGTATTGGCCTAATTGATCATCTTGATCTTACTCACTTCACCACTAAATTTGCTGGTTTGGTAAAAGACTTTAACCCGGAAGAATTTGGTATTGCCAAGAAAGAAACCCGTAAAATGGATTTATTCATTCAGTACGGTGTTGCGGCAGGTCATCAAGCGATAGAAGATTCAGGTCTAGAAGTCACTGAACAAAATGCCGGTCGTATTGGTGTTGCTATTGGTTCAGGTATTGGCGGTTTAACCTTAATTGAAGAAGGGCATGCGAAAACCATTAGTCAAAATGTGCGAAAGCTGTCTCCTTTTTTCTGTCCATCTACAATTCTGAATATGATCTCTGGTCATTTATCAATAATGCATGGTTTAAAAGGGCCTAATATTGCAATCGTAACGGCTTGTACTACAGGTGTACATAATATAGGCCATGCAGCACGTATGATTGCCTATGGTGATGCCGATGCCATGGTAGCTGGCGGTGCAGAAAAAGCATCTACAGTATTAGGTATGGGTGGTTTTATGTCGGCTCGTGCACTATCTACTCGTAATGATGCTCCTCAAGAAGCTTCTCGTCCTTGGGATAAAGATCGTGACGGTTTTGTGTTAAGTGATGGTGCCGGTGTTGTTGTGCTTGAAGAGTATGAACACGCGAAAGCTCGTGGCGCGAATATTTATGCTGAACTGTGCGGGTTTGGTATGAGCGGTGATGCACATCATATCACCTCACCACCAACAAATGGTGAAGGCGGGGCTGCTGCAATGACTAATGCAATCCGTGATGCTGGTATTGATGCAAACCAAGTTGGCTATATTAATGCCCATGGCACATCAACACCGGCTGGTGATATTGCTGAAACCAACGGTGCAAAATCTGTATTTGGTGATCATGCTTATAACTTAATGATGGGGTCAACCAAATCAATGACCGGTCATATGTTAGGTGCAGCCGGCTCAGCAGAGGCAATATTTACTATTTTGGCTCTACAAAACCAAGAAGTTCCTCCAACAATTAACTTGGATAATCCAGGCGAAGGTTGTGATTTAGACTACATAAGAGGCGAAGCACGTCAGGCAAAACTTGATTATGCTCTGTGTAATTCATTTGGTTTTGGCGGTACAAACGGTTCTTTACTGTTTAAAAAGGTTTAA
- the pabC gene encoding aminodeoxychorismate lyase codes for MLYSSVNFKQCNNVDIKDRSIAFGDGVFTTAKVVDGEVEHLSGHIQRLKQGCRKLNITEPDFQQVSSEMIKAAKTHLLATVKVVVSAGESSRGYARDANQQPTVMVTSAAFPKHYLGWQSNGLTLGLSSIKLGRNPILAGIKHLNRLEQVLIRGELENLNVDEVVVCDFENYIIECNTANLFWYRAGKWYTPILSMAGVNGLIRQKLMALLPNVVECHAKVEELDMAESMLICNCLLSVVAAKSYLGKSLKIDHDLLTKLQQQLKEFD; via the coding sequence ATGCTATACAGTTCAGTTAACTTTAAACAATGCAATAACGTTGATATTAAAGACCGAAGTATTGCCTTTGGTGACGGGGTATTTACTACAGCTAAAGTGGTTGATGGTGAAGTTGAACACTTATCAGGTCATATTCAAAGGTTAAAGCAGGGCTGTCGGAAATTAAATATTACTGAGCCAGACTTCCAGCAAGTCTCAAGTGAGATGATTAAAGCGGCAAAAACACATTTGCTGGCGACTGTAAAAGTAGTTGTTAGCGCCGGTGAAAGTAGTCGTGGCTACGCTCGCGATGCTAACCAACAACCAACTGTCATGGTAACAAGTGCAGCATTTCCTAAACATTATCTAGGTTGGCAATCTAATGGACTGACGCTTGGTCTGAGTTCTATTAAACTAGGTCGAAATCCGATACTGGCTGGAATAAAACATTTAAATCGTCTTGAACAAGTTTTGATACGAGGTGAATTAGAAAATTTAAATGTCGATGAAGTAGTGGTTTGCGATTTTGAAAACTATATCATTGAGTGCAATACAGCAAACCTGTTTTGGTATCGAGCGGGAAAATGGTATACACCAATTTTGTCTATGGCTGGCGTTAATGGTTTAATCAGACAAAAATTGATGGCCCTGTTGCCAAACGTTGTCGAATGTCATGCAAAAGTAGAAGAGTTAGATATGGCAGAATCGATGTTAATCTGTAATTGTTTATTATCTGTTGTTGCAGCTAAATCCTACCTAGGTAAATCACTGAAAATTGATCATGATTTGTTGACCAAGTTACAGCAACAATTAAAGGAATTTGATTAA
- the mltG gene encoding endolytic transglycosylase MltG: MLRLLFAILFIGLITIGGVVYHVNHRVSSSLNIEHKQLYTLATGKSYNHVLSDFKKLGFIDSRLAFRIHAKLNSDLINVKAGTYQLLPNMTMLQVLSLLTTGEEHQFKITFVEGSTFKDWLIQLAETQYIQTTLADKTTEQILNLLESKYNHPEGLFFPDTYQFTANTKDIDILKLAYQRMTLELTASWQGRAPKLPYKTPYEVLIMASMVEKETAKISEQPLISAVFITRLAKKMRLQTDPTIIYGLGERYTGDITYANLREKTAYNTYRINGMPPTPIAMPGKSAIEASLHPANTPYLYFVSKGNGEHHFSTTLKEHNNAVNKYIRGKK; this comes from the coding sequence ATGTTACGCTTGCTCTTTGCAATTTTATTTATCGGTCTCATTACCATCGGCGGTGTTGTTTATCATGTAAATCATAGGGTTTCCTCGAGCTTAAATATTGAACACAAGCAGTTATATACGCTTGCCACGGGTAAATCCTATAATCATGTGTTATCTGACTTTAAAAAGTTAGGCTTTATTGACTCTCGACTTGCTTTTCGCATTCATGCCAAGTTAAATTCAGATTTGATCAATGTTAAAGCGGGTACATATCAATTATTGCCAAACATGACTATGCTACAAGTGTTGTCATTATTAACGACTGGTGAAGAACACCAATTTAAGATCACCTTTGTTGAAGGGTCTACTTTTAAAGACTGGCTTATCCAACTTGCCGAAACACAATACATTCAAACAACACTTGCTGACAAAACTACTGAGCAGATACTGAATTTGTTGGAAAGTAAATACAATCACCCTGAAGGCCTGTTTTTTCCTGATACCTATCAATTTACAGCCAACACTAAAGATATTGATATTTTAAAGTTGGCCTACCAGCGCATGACTTTAGAATTAACAGCAAGTTGGCAAGGAAGAGCCCCCAAGTTACCCTATAAAACACCTTATGAAGTGTTAATTATGGCGTCAATGGTAGAGAAAGAAACGGCAAAAATAAGTGAGCAACCGTTGATCTCGGCAGTATTTATCACTCGTTTAGCTAAAAAAATGCGTTTGCAAACCGACCCAACCATAATTTATGGCTTAGGCGAACGCTACACTGGTGATATTACTTATGCTAACTTAAGAGAAAAAACTGCGTATAATACTTATCGCATTAACGGTATGCCACCAACACCTATTGCCATGCCGGGTAAATCAGCTATTGAAGCCAGTTTACATCCAGCCAATACTCCATACTTATATTTTGTTAGTAAAGGCAATGGTGAACACCATTTTTCAACCACATTAAAAGAGCATAATAATGCGGTTAATAAATATATCAGGGGAAAGAAGTAA
- the tmk gene encoding dTMP kinase, whose amino-acid sequence MSGQSQGKFIVVEGIEGAGKSSAIEVIENFLSTQQISYEKTREPGGTPLAEKLRSLVKEPIDEQVTPECELLLMYASRSQLVANKILPALAQGKWVIGDRHDLSSRAYQGGGREFSDSIIDTIANITLNGFKPDFTLYLDIEPELGLSRAQARGELDRIEQEKIDFFHRVRNKYLQLATADDNIFIVDASQTMEKVHSDITELLSHHFGR is encoded by the coding sequence ATGTCAGGTCAATCTCAGGGAAAGTTTATTGTTGTCGAAGGCATCGAGGGGGCAGGTAAATCATCAGCCATTGAAGTTATTGAAAATTTCTTATCCACACAGCAAATTAGCTATGAGAAAACTCGTGAGCCTGGTGGTACACCTTTGGCTGAAAAGTTAAGGTCATTAGTCAAAGAGCCAATTGATGAACAGGTGACTCCTGAGTGTGAATTGTTATTAATGTATGCGAGTCGCTCGCAGCTTGTTGCCAATAAAATATTACCCGCCCTTGCTCAAGGTAAATGGGTGATAGGTGATCGCCACGATCTATCATCAAGAGCATATCAAGGTGGTGGTCGAGAATTCAGTGATTCAATAATCGATACGATAGCTAATATAACCTTAAACGGCTTTAAACCTGACTTTACACTTTATTTAGATATTGAGCCTGAATTAGGCCTGTCTCGTGCTCAAGCTCGAGGTGAATTGGATCGTATAGAACAGGAAAAGATCGATTTTTTCCATCGCGTTCGCAACAAGTATCTGCAACTAGCTACAGCAGACGACAATATTTTTATTGTTGATGCTAGTCAGACTATGGAAAAGGTCCATAGCGATATCACTGAATTACTGAGTCATCATTTTGGCCGTTAA
- a CDS encoding PilZ domain-containing protein: MSNFALEFKNERDLYMAYMPFLKQGGLFIKTTEQFELGDKVNLEVTLPGQLESVQLETSVCWITPHGAQNGTEPGVGVAFLNDEHNIRNQIESNLGRMLNSKEATYTM; the protein is encoded by the coding sequence ATGAGTAACTTTGCATTAGAATTTAAAAACGAACGCGACTTGTATATGGCCTACATGCCATTTTTAAAGCAAGGCGGACTATTCATTAAAACTACTGAGCAGTTTGAACTTGGTGATAAAGTTAATTTAGAGGTCACGCTTCCCGGGCAATTAGAATCAGTCCAACTTGAAACCTCTGTTTGCTGGATAACCCCTCATGGAGCTCAAAATGGTACCGAGCCAGGTGTTGGCGTGGCATTTTTAAATGATGAGCACAATATTCGCAATCAAATTGAATCTAACCTAGGCCGTATGCTTAACTCGAAAGAAGCCACTTACACTATGTAA
- a CDS encoding HupE/UreJ family protein, which yields MINNHIRKPLLVLGLFLFSFISFELMAHGVDESTRVFLQSNTGVQFIPFMYIGAKHMITGYDHLLFLVGVIFFLYKSRDILLYVSMFTLGHSLTLLLGVMFDLQVNAYLIDAIIGLSVVYKGFDNLGGFKRILGYSPNAKAAVLIFGLFHGFGLATKLQEFQLPEDGLFTNLIAFNLGVEIGQFAALMFILLAISYWRRHHTFKHFSTATNTLLVSAGFMLIGFQLTGYFVN from the coding sequence ATGATAAATAACCATATCCGCAAACCTTTGCTCGTTTTAGGGCTATTTTTGTTTAGCTTTATCTCATTCGAGTTAATGGCTCATGGCGTCGACGAAAGTACCCGGGTATTCTTGCAAAGTAATACTGGCGTACAGTTTATTCCTTTTATGTACATTGGTGCCAAGCACATGATCACAGGCTATGATCATTTGCTGTTTTTAGTAGGGGTGATCTTTTTCTTATACAAAAGTAGAGACATCCTGCTATATGTGAGCATGTTTACCTTAGGTCACAGTTTAACGTTGTTGCTTGGCGTGATGTTTGATCTGCAAGTCAATGCCTACCTTATAGATGCCATTATCGGTTTATCTGTTGTATATAAAGGTTTTGATAATCTAGGCGGATTTAAACGCATTCTGGGTTATAGCCCAAATGCAAAAGCCGCAGTGTTGATTTTTGGCTTATTCCATGGCTTTGGTTTAGCCACTAAACTGCAAGAGTTTCAATTACCAGAAGATGGCCTGTTTACTAATTTGATCGCGTTTAACCTTGGCGTAGAAATAGGGCAGTTTGCAGCATTAATGTTTATTTTGCTCGCCATTAGTTATTGGCGACGACATCACACATTTAAGCACTTTTCTACCGCGACCAATACATTATTAGTAAGTGCGGGCTTTATGCTTATTGGCTTTCAACTTACGGGATACTTTGTAAACTAA
- a CDS encoding TatD family hydrolase, giving the protein MFIDSHCHLDRLNLSDFDNDLDNVVNAATTANVSHMLCVSVTLKEFPNMAAKTEKYDNVQLSCGVHPLNQEDMVDEAELLALAEHDRVVAVGETGLDYFYAPETQEVQRDAFRKHIRVAKKLNKPIIIHTRDAQEDTLAIMREEGAEQVGGVLHCFTESWEMADQAIAMGFYISFSGIVTFKNAAALRHVAHQVPDDKFLIETDSPYLAPVPHRGKQNQPAYVVEVAKMLAEVRGQSVEEIAKLSTDNYKRLFNV; this is encoded by the coding sequence TTGTTCATAGACTCTCACTGTCATTTAGACCGCCTCAACTTATCTGATTTTGATAACGACCTCGACAATGTTGTTAACGCAGCAACTACGGCAAATGTAAGCCATATGTTGTGTGTGTCAGTAACACTGAAAGAATTCCCGAACATGGCAGCTAAAACCGAAAAATATGACAATGTGCAATTATCTTGTGGCGTCCATCCATTAAATCAAGAAGATATGGTAGATGAAGCTGAGCTTTTGGCTTTAGCTGAACATGACCGAGTTGTTGCTGTCGGTGAAACCGGTTTAGATTATTTCTATGCGCCAGAAACTCAAGAAGTACAACGTGATGCCTTTAGGAAACATATTCGCGTGGCTAAAAAGCTAAATAAACCGATTATCATTCACACTAGGGATGCTCAAGAAGATACTCTGGCAATTATGCGAGAAGAGGGCGCTGAGCAAGTCGGTGGGGTATTACATTGTTTTACTGAAAGTTGGGAAATGGCAGATCAAGCAATTGCAATGGGCTTTTATATATCGTTCTCCGGTATAGTTACTTTTAAAAATGCAGCTGCTTTACGTCATGTTGCCCATCAGGTACCCGATGATAAATTTTTAATCGAAACAGACTCGCCTTATTTAGCGCCTGTGCCACACCGTGGTAAACAAAACCAGCCAGCCTACGTGGTTGAAGTGGCTAAAATGTTAGCTGAGGTGCGTGGTCAGAGTGTTGAGGAAATTGCAAAGCTCTCTACTGACAACTACAAGCGTTTATTCAACGTTTAA
- a CDS encoding glutathione S-transferase family protein, protein MTIKLWHCYDSRSLRSLWALEEMGIDYEVEVLPFPPRFLKKEYLEINPLGTVPFFKDDNTCLTESTAICHYLVEKYNQHQFAIPVEHPEYGKFLNYLYQSDTTYTFPLALILRYKHLEKAERLNPQVVEDYTQWLFSRMRELINHLQTNTYLCDNRFTIADIAIGMALHFGERIGLSDSYKPEIKEYLARLQSRPAFKRAREIGTDLDPFSNL, encoded by the coding sequence ATGACAATTAAATTATGGCACTGTTATGACAGTCGCTCTTTACGTTCATTATGGGCACTTGAAGAGATGGGTATCGATTACGAAGTAGAAGTATTGCCATTTCCACCTCGGTTTCTAAAAAAAGAATATCTAGAAATAAACCCGCTTGGCACAGTACCATTTTTTAAAGATGACAATACTTGTTTAACCGAATCAACAGCAATATGTCATTATCTGGTAGAAAAATATAACCAACATCAGTTTGCCATTCCGGTTGAGCATCCCGAATATGGAAAGTTTTTAAATTACCTTTATCAAAGTGATACTACCTATACATTTCCTTTAGCTTTGATCTTGCGCTATAAGCATCTAGAAAAGGCTGAACGATTGAACCCTCAAGTTGTAGAAGATTATACTCAGTGGCTGTTCTCCCGGATGCGAGAGTTGATTAATCACCTGCAGACTAATACATACCTATGTGATAACCGATTCACCATTGCTGATATTGCAATTGGTATGGCGCTGCATTTTGGCGAACGAATTGGACTCTCCGATAGTTATAAGCCAGAAATTAAAGAGTATTTAGCTAGGTTGCAATCAAGACCTGCTTTTAAAAGAGCAAGGGAGATAGGCACTGATCTAGATCCTTTTTCGAACCTTTGA
- a CDS encoding nucleoside recognition domain-containing protein, whose translation MLNIIWLFFFIIAFVVSLYQWLILGNAAIFENLLSSIISMSKVTVEIAIGLIGILSFWLGMMKIAESGGIVNKIAQAISPLFSRLMPEVPKNHPAFGSITMNLSANFLGLDNAATPLGLKAMSDLQEINPKKDTASNAQILFLVLNTSSVTLFPISVFVYRAQQGAAVATDVFLPILLATFASTLAGLVSVALFQRIKLYKGVILLYLSGAMALVAALVIYLAQLTAEQLASQSSLMGNFLIISVLISFLAIAHLKKINVYDQFIIGAKEGFDVSVKLIPYLLAMLCAIGVFRASGALDLIVDSIRNLVIFMGGDTRFVDALPTAFMKPLSGSGSRAMMIETMNAHGADSFSGRLASIMQGSTETTFYVLAVYFGSVGIRYSRHAITCGLIADVSGICAGIGVCYWFFG comes from the coding sequence ATGTTAAATATCATCTGGTTGTTTTTCTTCATCATTGCTTTTGTAGTTTCTTTATATCAATGGCTGATTCTAGGTAACGCGGCCATCTTTGAAAATTTACTGAGCAGTATTATTTCAATGTCGAAAGTGACAGTTGAAATAGCCATTGGTTTGATAGGTATATTAAGCTTTTGGCTTGGCATGATGAAAATTGCCGAAAGTGGCGGTATTGTTAATAAAATAGCACAAGCAATCTCACCGTTATTTTCTCGCTTAATGCCAGAAGTTCCAAAAAACCATCCTGCTTTTGGTTCAATCACAATGAACTTATCGGCAAATTTTCTCGGGTTAGATAATGCAGCGACGCCTCTAGGCTTAAAAGCAATGAGTGATCTGCAAGAAATAAATCCTAAAAAAGATACCGCCAGTAATGCACAAATACTATTCTTAGTGCTCAACACTTCATCAGTTACTCTTTTTCCAATCAGTGTCTTTGTATATCGTGCCCAACAAGGAGCCGCGGTTGCTACCGATGTATTTCTTCCTATCTTGCTTGCTACATTTGCTTCTACATTGGCGGGTCTTGTTTCGGTAGCCTTGTTTCAGCGCATTAAGTTATATAAAGGTGTCATACTTTTATATCTTAGTGGTGCTATGGCTCTAGTCGCTGCGCTGGTTATTTATTTGGCGCAATTGACCGCAGAGCAGCTTGCCAGTCAGTCATCTCTTATGGGAAATTTTTTAATTATCTCGGTATTGATCAGTTTTCTTGCTATCGCTCATCTGAAAAAAATCAATGTATACGATCAATTTATTATTGGTGCAAAAGAGGGCTTTGATGTCAGCGTTAAACTTATCCCTTACTTGTTAGCAATGCTTTGTGCTATCGGTGTTTTTAGGGCAAGTGGCGCATTAGACTTAATTGTCGACAGTATACGTAATTTAGTTATTTTTATGGGGGGCGACACTCGTTTTGTTGATGCTTTGCCTACAGCTTTTATGAAGCCGCTGAGTGGCTCTGGCTCTAGAGCTATGATGATAGAAACGATGAATGCCCATGGCGCTGACTCGTTTTCCGGGCGCTTAGCCTCTATTATGCAGGGTTCAACTGAAACTACCTTTTACGTGTTAGCGGTTTATTTCGGTAGCGTTGGTATACGTTATTCCCGCCATGCCATAACTTGTGGTCTTATTGCTGATGTAAGCGGAATTTGTGCCGGTATAGGTGTTTGTTATTGGTTTTTTGGTTGA